One window of the Novipirellula caenicola genome contains the following:
- a CDS encoding autotransporter outer membrane beta-barrel domain-containing protein gives MSKIACRSKRFVLLAFLAASQLGVSAHAADIFVTTNADSGAGSLREAITNASSGDRIVFSTPGSSTIQLLSDLPNIPGDVSFGVATGTTVAIDRNGNGPLTFTGSLVDLTQLNINTGGVASLDTDISTSSDTRVFGNGTVTGNMMTAGTLAPGATSTAGSLGTLNVTGNLDASNAKVQVDISDIGATQEADLIDISGTTTITNASLIPNFVGSQYKIGDSFNVLRSGSPVTGTFTNEAEVYALPNRPFLEAAMTASASRDQFGFIVQDNNTSFTTVVSGSNQTSAAVLLDDLRTVSPTPTAVTTLRNGSADQVAMAVNQLSGSIYPSLIGAEINHIQNNLESVRDRVVLQTDLDRSQCQITPWVRGYGITGEVDQDDLQTPGYRHQVGGLELGGGVASPNGLAVHTFAHLAWGDLETRGVDQHADIDSYRMGGSVEYLAQHIYLVAAGGAGTQDYEVRRSLSALDGSDFAESRFDGSSQFGYFEIGTLFSHAATLWSPYLALHSTRVELDAIRETGDDDFALTNDGGSGESLRSVLGMSLNQSAPTPLGIATTRLRFGWMHEYLDESETFVSQVANGGTATGSLEDRGVMAGDDWVILRAQVDMGVLLGGQFTVAYQGQANSDSSFNSLLAGTRWIF, from the coding sequence ATGTCCAAAATTGCCTGTCGCTCTAAACGCTTCGTGTTACTCGCATTCTTGGCGGCGTCTCAGCTTGGCGTCTCCGCTCACGCAGCGGATATTTTCGTGACGACCAATGCCGATTCTGGTGCAGGTTCGCTACGCGAAGCGATCACCAATGCATCTTCAGGTGACCGGATCGTTTTCAGCACCCCGGGATCGAGCACAATTCAATTATTGAGCGACTTGCCGAACATCCCCGGAGATGTTTCCTTTGGTGTTGCCACGGGAACCACCGTGGCGATTGATCGAAACGGGAACGGCCCGCTAACCTTTACCGGCAGTTTGGTGGATCTGACACAGCTAAACATCAACACCGGAGGCGTTGCATCACTCGACACTGATATCAGCACCTCCTCGGATACAAGGGTGTTTGGCAATGGAACCGTGACCGGCAACATGATGACAGCCGGAACCTTGGCGCCGGGTGCAACTTCAACCGCAGGTAGTCTGGGAACATTAAATGTCACCGGAAACCTGGACGCAAGTAACGCCAAGGTCCAAGTCGACATCTCCGATATCGGCGCAACGCAGGAAGCCGACCTAATCGATATAAGCGGCACGACTACAATCACGAATGCTAGCTTGATACCGAATTTCGTTGGAAGCCAATACAAGATTGGAGACTCATTCAACGTTCTGAGATCGGGCAGCCCTGTGACCGGAACGTTCACAAACGAAGCCGAGGTATACGCGCTGCCGAACCGTCCTTTTCTTGAAGCGGCGATGACCGCCTCCGCATCACGAGACCAATTTGGCTTTATCGTCCAAGACAACAACACCTCGTTCACGACCGTGGTCTCGGGAAGCAACCAAACCTCTGCTGCGGTCTTACTCGACGATCTGCGGACCGTCAGCCCCACTCCGACCGCCGTAACCACGCTGCGAAACGGTTCAGCCGACCAAGTCGCGATGGCGGTGAACCAATTGTCGGGGTCGATTTACCCATCGCTGATCGGCGCAGAGATCAACCACATCCAAAACAATCTTGAATCGGTTCGCGATCGTGTCGTCTTGCAAACCGATTTGGACCGCAGCCAATGCCAGATCACCCCTTGGGTGCGCGGCTATGGAATCACTGGCGAAGTCGACCAGGACGACCTGCAGACCCCGGGATATCGGCACCAAGTCGGCGGACTCGAATTGGGTGGCGGTGTGGCCAGTCCCAATGGGTTGGCTGTTCATACGTTTGCACACTTGGCTTGGGGTGACCTAGAGACCCGCGGAGTCGACCAACATGCAGACATCGATTCGTATCGCATGGGAGGCTCGGTTGAGTATCTTGCCCAACACATTTACCTCGTCGCAGCCGGCGGTGCTGGTACCCAGGATTACGAAGTTCGTCGCTCACTGAGCGCCCTAGACGGATCCGACTTTGCCGAAAGCCGGTTTGATGGCTCGTCGCAATTCGGTTACTTCGAAATTGGCACACTGTTCTCACACGCCGCGACACTTTGGAGTCCTTACCTCGCGCTGCATTCGACACGTGTCGAACTCGACGCGATCCGTGAAACCGGCGATGACGATTTCGCCCTGACCAACGATGGCGGCTCAGGCGAATCGCTTCGCAGCGTACTGGGAATGTCGCTCAACCAATCCGCACCGACGCCACTTGGGATCGCCACTACTCGTCTACGATTCGGATGGATGCACGAATATCTGGACGAATCCGAGACGTTTGTATCGCAAGTCGCCAACGGCGGCACCGCGACGGGGTCGCTCGAAGACCGAGGCGTCATGGCAGGCGATGACTGGGTGATCTTGCGTGCCCAGGTCGACATGGGCGTTCTGCTGGGCGGCCAATTCACGGTGGCCTATCAAGGGCAAGCCAACAGCGATTCTTCGTTCAACTCGCTATTGGCCGGAACTCGCTGGATCTTCTAG
- a CDS encoding prenyltransferase/squalene oxidase repeat-containing protein, whose amino-acid sequence MPTSSNFILLPFPATTRVRKSPPRWRDEPAEANVNRSRFWFQNAKPPLTCDGNQTSAVSVTPYSFQQIKDRVVNAPAWLLSTIFHLVLLLILAFITISPETVQGIMLTITPASAQSKPEFVEFSIAPMPQLDDALVASDSNVGFETQVDVAPLFHEIAVTQPLPFDSELPAVNPFAQLPKTSGAAIGNVPNASQAVSMFRGRTGEMKKVLLAKYGGTQVTEDAVALGLAWLIRQQRTDGSWSLRGPYRDGSLMENETAATAMAMIALMGAGNTHRSGKYERQMLKAAQWLVKQQNRVGFMAERANPHEKMYAQGLATIALCELYGMTHDYWLRPYAQLACDFGVDAQSPQGGWRYQPKFDSDTSVTGWFLMGLKSGEAAGLDVDRYVFMNIEKYLDTVGGGGYDQGYGYQVGEVATRSMTAEGLLIRQYLGWQRNRPEMSHGLGGFVARDPIDRRDMDVYYWYYATQALHHYGGPLWEEWNEKMRVELPAMQEKNGGERGSWSPLTDAWGAFGGRLYTTCFSLYSLEVYYRHMPLYAGQAPAAAEVDNE is encoded by the coding sequence ATGCCCACCTCGTCAAATTTCATCTTGCTGCCGTTTCCCGCCACCACTCGTGTCAGGAAGTCCCCCCCACGATGGCGTGACGAGCCTGCCGAAGCGAATGTCAACCGCTCGCGTTTTTGGTTTCAGAATGCGAAACCACCGCTCACTTGCGACGGCAATCAGACGTCAGCGGTAAGCGTCACCCCTTATTCGTTTCAGCAAATCAAGGATCGCGTCGTCAACGCGCCCGCCTGGTTACTGAGCACGATCTTTCACCTCGTCCTGCTGCTGATCTTGGCGTTCATCACGATTTCGCCTGAGACGGTCCAAGGAATCATGTTGACAATCACGCCGGCGTCGGCACAGTCGAAGCCGGAATTTGTCGAGTTTTCGATCGCCCCCATGCCGCAACTCGACGATGCTTTGGTTGCATCGGACAGCAACGTCGGCTTCGAAACACAGGTCGATGTGGCACCGCTGTTTCATGAGATCGCGGTTACTCAGCCGTTGCCATTTGATTCTGAATTGCCAGCGGTCAATCCCTTTGCCCAACTTCCAAAGACCTCCGGCGCGGCGATTGGCAATGTTCCAAACGCAAGTCAAGCGGTGTCGATGTTCCGTGGCCGCACGGGAGAAATGAAAAAGGTGCTTTTGGCCAAATACGGAGGCACCCAAGTGACCGAGGATGCCGTGGCCCTTGGATTGGCATGGCTGATACGTCAACAACGAACCGACGGCAGCTGGAGCTTGCGAGGCCCCTACCGTGACGGCAGTTTGATGGAGAACGAAACCGCAGCCACGGCGATGGCGATGATTGCCTTGATGGGCGCCGGCAACACTCACCGTAGCGGAAAATACGAGCGGCAAATGCTGAAAGCGGCCCAGTGGCTTGTCAAGCAACAAAACCGAGTCGGCTTCATGGCCGAACGAGCGAACCCGCACGAGAAAATGTATGCCCAAGGACTAGCCACGATCGCGTTGTGTGAACTTTATGGCATGACGCATGACTACTGGTTAAGACCGTATGCACAATTAGCATGCGATTTCGGCGTGGATGCCCAATCGCCTCAAGGTGGATGGCGTTACCAACCCAAATTTGATTCCGACACGTCAGTGACCGGATGGTTCTTGATGGGGCTCAAAAGTGGCGAAGCCGCCGGTTTGGATGTGGATCGCTACGTGTTCATGAACATCGAAAAGTACTTGGATACCGTTGGCGGAGGAGGCTATGACCAAGGGTATGGGTACCAAGTGGGCGAAGTGGCGACACGTTCGATGACGGCTGAGGGATTGTTGATTCGCCAATACTTGGGATGGCAGCGAAATCGGCCGGAGATGTCGCATGGGCTCGGTGGGTTTGTCGCCCGAGATCCCATCGATCGTCGTGACATGGACGTTTATTACTGGTACTACGCCACGCAAGCACTGCACCACTACGGCGGTCCGCTGTGGGAGGAATGGAACGAGAAAATGCGAGTCGAATTGCCGGCGATGCAGGAGAAAAACGGTGGCGAACGAGGCAGCTGGTCTCCGCTGACCGATGCGTGGGGAGCCTTCGGGGGGCGTCTCTACACGACTTGCTTCTCACTTTACTCGCTTGAGGTTTATTACCGGCACATGCCGCTGTATGCAGGACAAGCTCCCGCGGCGGCAGAAGTCGATAACGAGTAG